A window of Drosophila santomea strain STO CAGO 1482 chromosome X, Prin_Dsan_1.1, whole genome shotgun sequence genomic DNA:
GGCCGGGGAGCCGGAAGCTGGAACGGGAGACTTGGGTGTCTTGAGCGATAGTTTCAGTAGTTTGCCACCAATCCAGCATAATCCATCTATCACCGAACCCATCTTCATCTCTCGACTCCTTTGCGGAGCCTTTTTTCTGCCATCTATTGCCGCCGCCGTGGGAAATGTGTTTTTCAGGAGCATAGAAGATCCAATGCATCGCACCATCATCGGCGGAATCGCCTATATCGGGATTAAGGGAATCTTAAAAATCTACCTCAAACAGAAGCTATATGTCCGCCGCCGGGGGCGTCGCATTGTGAACTACACCGATGAAAACGTACGGTTATATTTTGGTGGACAGAACAGGGAGGCACCAGCCCACGGTTCTCAAAATCCCCAGGCCAATGCCGATAACAATCCGAATCAAAGGTCTGAAATTGCACGCCAGTTTGCCGGATTTGCAGGATTGGATGAGAACATGGAGGACAGCTCTAGCGTGGCCACCACGGACTCTGAGGATTGTGACCCAGACAGCTAAGCCTCATAATTCACTGAACTGGTCATTCGTCACTGGACCAGATAATTAAGCCCAAAAATTTTAACGGCACGAAAGACGTTAAAAACGAGCAATAAAATAGTGTATAGATATACGTCTTTTTGAAAACTGCAAATTGGACATATGCATAGATGCTCGACTAATTTATTAACCTGTAtaattgttatatattttaatacattGAATTCAGTTTGGTAAACTATATTCATTATTAGTAATATATTACTATATTACTAACTAGGCACTGTGCACTTATTAAGGTTCAAATGCTTCCTGTAGAAGGGCGCCTTGGGACACTTTCGTTCGCAATTAGGACGAAACTTGACGTCGATGCAGCAGCGGTAGGTGTTCCAGTTCTTATTCGGCACATACTGTAGGCTATCCATAAAGATCGTTGAGTGGGAGTGTAGGCGGTGCAGAAACCTCTTGAAGCTTTCAAAGGTCAACTCTCGATGACGTGAGCACCTATAATCATGATGGTGCGAGACGCCCTCGCAATACACCCAATACCGCTCCGtgatctttttgttttcgaaCTCTTTTAGCATTTCCCTAACGTCCTTCCCCGTTTGACTTTTCCGCTGTCTATTAGCAATGATCGCCTGACACAAAAGGGTGCCCTCCCAGATCAAGTGGCAAATCTGTAAGAAAAATGTAGAGCATAAATGTAGCACTTAAAAATGGCAATCAATTCCTGGCGCAAACTCCTTTGATTTTCAACCACTCCGATGCTCACCTCTGGCATCTGGCCAATCTCACCGATGCGATCGTTTTCGGACCTATTGCAAATGGATCGGCGCAGCCAGGGTGACACGAGTCCAAAGCGCACTCCTTGCATCACCTGGACGGCGTACTTCTTGCGCTCCACCCAGGCGTAATTCAACCAGTAGAAGGCGGCGAAGAAGACCTCGTCCTCACTATTGACACACAGCGTGTCTTGGTTAAGCAAAGAGTACACTTCATTGGCATCGAACTCGAGAAACTCCCAGGATGCCACAACTGGCAGAAAGCACTTTCGCAACCGCGCCTGCATTGCAACCATGATTTCCAAGCAGCGCAAATCCCTGGCCATGAGGTAGGTGTGGAATGCATTGATCTCCCACATGCCGCAACCTCCTTTCGTCGAAAAGGTGCCCCAGTACTGCTCCATCAGTTCCTTCACGCCCAAGCACTTGGCTGCCGCGAAGAAAGGTATCAGCTCCTTGCCAATGGCAAAGTTTTCTTCCTCGTTCAGCATCCATTCGTAGATGCGAACTATAATTGCCATTTCGACTTTTTGCACTGGCATTTGCAAAAATTGGCTCGAAAAATCACGAAAATTGCTGGCAAAGTAGGTGAACAGGAAACGGTTCACGAAGTAGAACCTGGACTCTATCTGAATCTCCAGGTCGTCGTGCCAGCACCTCTTTGTCGCCTCCCACACGATCTCATTATTACCTGATTATGCGTTAATTAATAATCCTTTAATTTAACGTAGCCAGTAGCGGAACTCACCCATCCGCCTTTTCGCCTTCCTTAAAATGGTCTCGGCACAGGATACGTTCACTTTGGCACTCATCGGCTTCCAAATGACCTCAAAGTCGCGTGAGGTGCCCCCGGCTCTGAGCATGGAATCTAAGACAGGTGGATGGGGCATCGAACtctcgttttcattttcagggGGCGTAGGCAGAATACCCTCGATGCTAAAGGCACTGCTTATATTTTGCAGGCGAGCTTGTCGCGCAATGGTCAAAATGTCAGCGAAATCGGGATCCATTCGGGTCAAATACATTAGTGGCGGCGGAGGACATGTGATTTTCTCGTCGTTTGCCGAAGCGATGGCTTCAGGCCCAATGCTTTCCACAATATTAAGTTTTGAGCTATTGGAAATCGGAGATGACATTTGGGGATCGGCGACCTCCACCAAACTACGGGTCACCGTGCTGGGAACAATCTGATTATTTATATAACGACTCCAATACCAGTTGGGGGTCAGCAATTTGTTGGAAGCATCCAACACATTCTTGGGCTCTTTCGACGAAATTTCTTCCTTGTGCTCTTTCTTCTTTTCGTCCTTTTGCTTGTTCACAAACATGATCACTTTTATATAAAACCAATGTACCAAGGAagttatataaaatataagtGCAAAAGAAAGACTTGCTGAAAACGTTTAGATGAATAATTTCTAATTTGCAACAAATTTGAAGAGATTTTTCAATGCCAACTTTGGTACAAACTATGTTCATTAATTGTCCTTTAGTTTCACAAATGATAAATTTTAATGCTTTGCATTATCCCCCTTCTATAAAAGGCATTTCCGTACATAATTGACAAtccataaaaaatatagtGCATACATTTTAGTACTTTCGTAAAAAGGAATGGAGATTTTGGTAAATTGGCAGCAGGCATTGACTTTACCTTTGGCCTCTCCAGATTTGTCAGTGCTCCGTGTAGAGCATTATCACACAGCTCGTTCAACGTTTCGGTCGACACATTCTCGAGTCAAACTGAAGCACTCTATTCGTAAAATCAgaacaaattcaaattgtaaatttttacCTGTCCCTTCTTTATAAGTTTTGAGTTCCCTTTCGATAAAATTGCCTTGAAAATCAGCATAATCAAACGAAACCCCCGAGCCGAGCTAGCAGACACTCCTCAACTTGCTTGGTAAGCGTTGCGTTACCAAAAGTAAGTTTATAGGAATCATTTAATCCTAACATCAAGTAGATTGAGAAAGAATACTTGT
This region includes:
- the LOC120455326 gene encoding uncharacterized protein LOC120455326 — its product is MFVNKQKDEKKKEHKEEISSKEPKNVLDASNKLLTPNWYWSRYINNQIVPSTVTRSLVEVADPQMSSPISNSSKLNIVESIGPEAIASANDEKITCPPPPLMYLTRMDPDFADILTIARQARLQNISSAFSIEGILPTPPENENESSMPHPPVLDSMLRAGGTSRDFEVIWKPMSAKVNVSCAETILRKAKRRMGNNEIVWEATKRCWHDDLEIQIESRFYFVNRFLFTYFASNFRDFSSQFLQMPVQKVEMAIIVRIYEWMLNEEENFAIGKELIPFFAAAKCLGVKELMEQYWGTFSTKGGCGMWEINAFHTYLMARDLRCLEIMVAMQARLRKCFLPVVASWEFLEFDANEVYSLLNQDTLCVNSEDEVFFAAFYWLNYAWVERKKYAVQVMQGVRFGLVSPWLRRSICNRSENDRIGEIGQMPEICHLIWEGTLLCQAIIANRQRKSQTGKDVREMLKEFENKKITERYWVYCEGVSHHHDYRCSRHRELTFESFKRFLHRLHSHSTIFMDSLQYVPNKNWNTYRCCIDVKFRPNCERKCPKAPFYRKHLNLNKCTVPS